The following coding sequences are from one Mycobacterium bourgelatii window:
- a CDS encoding DUF4190 domain-containing protein yields MTAPRDDGSSWPPPSGGEQDPNATWLAPTPQPPQPPSYQSGPTPYPPNPPGGGYPPPPSYGQPSYGQPGQQPYGAPTPDYPAAPYPAAPPPPPLYPGAGYPQYPGGPAGNPYYSGQSGNNGMAVASLVTAIAGVVIGLPLGFFCYIGFVIPVVALILGVIALNQIKQSQQPGRGMALAGIWTSAVTLGLLAIFFIIGVAAIAANSR; encoded by the coding sequence ATGACGGCTCCCCGCGATGACGGCTCGTCCTGGCCACCTCCGTCCGGGGGGGAGCAGGATCCGAACGCCACCTGGCTGGCGCCGACCCCACAGCCACCGCAGCCACCGAGCTACCAGTCGGGGCCTACGCCATATCCGCCCAACCCGCCGGGCGGCGGCTACCCACCTCCACCTAGTTATGGGCAACCCAGCTACGGCCAACCTGGTCAGCAGCCGTACGGCGCACCCACGCCTGACTACCCCGCGGCCCCGTATCCGGCGGCCCCGCCTCCGCCGCCCTTATATCCGGGCGCCGGCTACCCGCAGTACCCGGGAGGACCTGCGGGCAATCCGTACTACTCCGGGCAGTCGGGCAACAACGGCATGGCCGTCGCGTCGCTGGTCACCGCCATCGCCGGCGTGGTGATCGGGCTTCCGCTCGGCTTCTTCTGCTACATCGGGTTCGTGATCCCCGTCGTCGCGCTGATTCTCGGCGTCATCGCGCTGAATCAGATCAAGCAGTCCCAACAGCCGGGTCGCGGCATGGCCCTGGCGGGCATCTGGACGAGCGCCGTGACGTTGGGGTTGCTCGCGATCTTTTTCATCATCGGCGTGGCCGCGATCGCGGCGAACAGTCGCTGA
- a CDS encoding general stress protein, which yields MSSPFQPGQGSGASSAGRAAGRRAVPGLPTPPKGWPVGSYPTYAEAQRAVDYLSDQEFPVQQVTIVGVDLMQVERVTGRLTWGKVLGGGVLSGAWLGLFIGLLLGFFSTNPWGALITGLVAGVFFGLITSAVPYAMARGTRDFSSTMQLVAGRYDVLCDPQNAEKARDLLARLAI from the coding sequence ATGAGTAGCCCATTCCAACCCGGGCAGGGTTCCGGTGCGTCGTCCGCAGGTCGCGCGGCGGGTCGCCGCGCCGTGCCCGGTTTGCCTACCCCACCCAAGGGTTGGCCGGTGGGGTCCTACCCCACTTATGCGGAGGCTCAGCGCGCCGTCGACTATCTGTCCGACCAGGAGTTCCCGGTCCAGCAGGTGACCATCGTCGGCGTCGACCTCATGCAGGTCGAACGCGTCACAGGCCGGCTGACCTGGGGGAAGGTGCTCGGCGGCGGGGTGCTCAGCGGAGCGTGGCTGGGCCTGTTCATCGGTTTGTTGCTCGGCTTCTTCAGTACCAACCCGTGGGGTGCCCTGATTACCGGTCTGGTTGCCGGGGTGTTCTTCGGACTCATCACCTCCGCGGTTCCCTATGCCATGGCGCGGGGCACCCGGGATTTCAGCTCGACGATGCAACTGGTCGCCGGCCGCTATGACGTTCTCTGCGATCCCCAGAACGCGGAGAAGGCGCGGGATCTGCTGGCGCGCCTGGCGATCTGA
- a CDS encoding Mrp/NBP35 family ATP-binding protein — protein sequence MSGTHSDAAADLPNAIRSALAKVIDPELRRPITELGMVKSIDVAPGGDVHVEIYLTTAACPKKAEISERVTQAVADVPGTGAVRVSLDVMSDEQRTELRKQLRGDAAEPVIPFAQPNSLTRVYAVASGKGGVGKSTVTVNLAAAMAARGLAVGVLDADIHGHSIPRMMGTTDRPTQVESMILPPVAHDVKVISIAQFTEGNAPVVWRGPMLHRALQQFLADVYWGDLDVLLLDLPPGTGDVAISLAQLLPNAEILVVTTPQAAAAEVAERAGSIAIQTRQRIAGVVENMSGLTLPDGTTLQVFGEGGGKQVAERLTRAVGAEVPLLGQIPLDPALVAAGDAGVPQVLSAPDSPVGKELRRIADALSSRRRGLAGMSLGLDPTRH from the coding sequence ATGTCTGGAACCCACAGTGACGCCGCAGCTGACCTTCCCAACGCCATTCGCAGCGCGTTGGCCAAGGTGATTGACCCCGAACTACGGCGTCCGATCACCGAACTCGGGATGGTCAAGAGCATTGACGTCGCGCCCGGCGGGGACGTGCACGTCGAGATCTACCTGACCACCGCCGCCTGTCCGAAGAAGGCTGAGATCAGCGAGCGTGTCACCCAGGCGGTCGCCGATGTGCCCGGTACCGGCGCGGTAAGAGTCAGCCTCGACGTGATGAGCGACGAGCAGCGCACGGAGCTGCGCAAGCAGCTCCGCGGAGATGCCGCCGAACCCGTGATCCCGTTTGCCCAGCCCAATTCGCTGACCCGGGTGTATGCGGTCGCTTCCGGCAAAGGCGGGGTGGGCAAGTCGACGGTCACGGTCAACCTGGCCGCGGCGATGGCCGCCCGCGGCTTGGCCGTCGGCGTGCTGGACGCCGACATCCACGGCCACTCGATCCCGCGGATGATGGGCACCACCGACCGACCGACCCAGGTCGAGTCGATGATCCTGCCACCCGTCGCCCATGACGTGAAGGTCATCTCGATCGCGCAGTTCACCGAGGGCAACGCGCCGGTGGTCTGGCGCGGGCCGATGCTGCACCGCGCCCTGCAACAGTTCCTGGCCGACGTCTACTGGGGAGACCTGGACGTCTTGTTGCTCGACCTGCCACCGGGCACCGGCGACGTCGCCATTTCGCTGGCCCAGCTACTGCCCAACGCCGAGATCCTGGTGGTGACCACCCCGCAGGCGGCCGCCGCCGAGGTGGCCGAGCGAGCCGGCAGCATCGCGATCCAGACCCGCCAGCGCATCGCCGGCGTCGTGGAGAACATGTCCGGCCTCACGCTGCCCGATGGCACCACGCTGCAGGTCTTCGGCGAGGGCGGCGGCAAGCAGGTCGCCGAGCGGCTAACCCGCGCGGTGGGCGCCGAGGTGCCGTTGTTGGGTCAGATACCGCTGGATCCCGCCCTGGTGGCCGCGGGTGACGCGGGGGTACCGCAGGTGTTGAGCGCGCCGGACTCGCCGGTGGGCAAAGAACTGCGCCGCATCGCCGACGCGTTGTCGTCGCGGCGCCGGGGCTTGGCGGGCATGTCGCTGGGGCTGGACCCGACGCGGCACTGA
- a CDS encoding magnesium transporter MgtE N-terminal domain-containing protein: MASVNRVYVARLSRMMVLGPYGESFGRVRDVVISISIVRQQPRVLGLVVDLATRRSIFIPILRVTAIEPQAVTLNTGKVSLRHFEQRPGEVLALGQVLDTPVRVTDPELPELANVDLVITDLGIEQTRTRDWVVTRVAVRSQRRLGRRGPVHVVDWHHVQGLTPSALAMPGQDVAQLLHQFEGRRAVDVADVIRGLPSKRRYEVFQALDDERLADILQELPEKDQAEALSQLGTERAADVLEEMDPDDAADLLGAMSPTDAEMLLTEMDPDESDPVRRLLKHSPDTAGGLMTSEPVVMTPDTSVAEALARMRDPDLTPALSSMAFVARPPTDTPTGRYLGCVPLQRLLREPPGELVGALVDTDLFSLDPETPLQAVTRYFAAYNLVCGPVVDAEQHLVGAVTVDDLLDHLLPHDWRVDVQQLDPAGRPARSGGSL; this comes from the coding sequence ATGGCATCGGTTAACAGGGTGTACGTCGCGCGGCTCTCGCGAATGATGGTGCTGGGCCCCTATGGCGAATCCTTCGGCCGCGTCCGCGATGTCGTGATCAGTATCAGCATTGTTCGACAGCAGCCGCGCGTGTTGGGGTTGGTGGTCGATCTTGCGACCCGTCGCAGCATCTTCATCCCGATCCTGCGGGTCACGGCCATCGAGCCCCAGGCGGTGACCCTCAACACCGGCAAGGTCTCACTGCGCCACTTCGAGCAGCGCCCGGGCGAGGTGCTGGCGCTGGGCCAAGTGCTCGATACCCCGGTGCGGGTCACCGACCCCGAACTCCCGGAACTGGCGAACGTCGACCTGGTCATCACCGACCTGGGCATCGAGCAGACCCGAACCCGCGATTGGGTGGTGACCCGCGTCGCCGTGCGCAGCCAGCGCCGCCTGGGGCGGCGCGGCCCGGTGCATGTCGTCGACTGGCATCACGTGCAGGGGTTGACCCCGTCGGCCTTGGCGATGCCGGGTCAAGACGTGGCGCAGCTGCTGCATCAGTTCGAGGGGCGGCGTGCGGTCGACGTCGCCGACGTCATCCGCGGGCTGCCGTCGAAACGCCGCTACGAGGTCTTCCAGGCGCTCGACGACGAACGCCTCGCCGACATCCTGCAGGAGCTTCCCGAGAAGGACCAGGCGGAGGCGCTGTCGCAACTGGGCACCGAACGGGCCGCCGACGTGCTGGAAGAGATGGATCCCGACGACGCCGCCGACCTGTTGGGGGCGATGAGTCCCACCGACGCCGAAATGCTGCTGACCGAAATGGATCCGGACGAATCCGACCCGGTGCGACGGCTGCTGAAACACTCCCCCGACACCGCGGGTGGGTTGATGACGTCCGAGCCGGTGGTCATGACGCCGGACACGTCCGTCGCCGAAGCGCTGGCCCGGATGCGCGATCCCGATCTGACCCCAGCGCTGTCGTCGATGGCTTTCGTGGCGCGTCCGCCGACGGACACGCCGACCGGACGCTACCTGGGTTGCGTACCGCTGCAGCGACTCCTGCGCGAGCCCCCCGGCGAACTGGTCGGCGCCTTGGTCGATACCGATCTGTTCAGCTTGGACCCGGAGACTCCGCTGCAGGCCGTCACCCGCTACTTCGCCGCATACAACCTGGTGTGCGGGCCGGTCGTGGACGCCGAACAACACCTCGTGGGCGCGGTCACGGTGGACGACCTGCTCGATCACCTGTTGCCCCATGATTGGCGAGTGGACGTACAGCAACTCGACCCCGCGGGCAGGCCCGCGAGATCCGGAGGTTCGCTGTGA
- a CDS encoding ABC transporter substrate-binding protein — translation MLASAVLGAGCGAGHRGMVISVYTPATDGSTFTAIAQRCTERANGRYAIRQISLPRSPDVQRLQLARRLTGNDDTLDVMGLDVVWTAEFAEAGWVLPLSDDPAGLAVADATVDTLPGPLKTATWKGKLYAAPVITNTQLLWYRRDLIPQPPDNWATMVAEAARLHAAGQPGGIAAQANPGEGLVVWFNTVLNSVGGQVLSDDGKRVTLTDTPAHRAATVAALRVLRAVATAPGADPSISRAEEGTTRLAFEQGRAAMEVNWPYVFASMLENAVKGGVPYLPLNRIPELAGSVNNVGTFAPTDEQFRIAYEASQKMFGFAPYPGVLAGHPARVTLGGLNLAVAKTTRHQAEAFEAIRCLRDPRNQKYLSIEGGLPAVRASLYSDPQFQAKYPMYDIIRRQLTDAAVRPVTPAYQAVSLRLSRALSPVTKIDPERTADELSAQVQKAIDGKGLLP, via the coding sequence ATGCTTGCGTCGGCCGTCCTGGGGGCGGGCTGCGGAGCCGGCCACCGCGGGATGGTGATCAGCGTCTATACCCCGGCCACGGACGGCTCGACATTCACCGCGATCGCCCAGCGTTGCACCGAACGGGCCAACGGCCGCTACGCCATCCGGCAGATCAGCCTGCCCCGGTCGCCCGACGTGCAGCGGTTGCAACTGGCTCGCCGGCTGACCGGCAACGACGACACCCTGGACGTGATGGGCCTCGACGTGGTCTGGACGGCCGAATTCGCCGAGGCGGGCTGGGTGTTGCCGCTGTCGGACGACCCGGCCGGACTGGCCGTCGCCGACGCTACCGTCGACACCCTGCCCGGCCCGCTCAAGACGGCGACGTGGAAGGGGAAGCTGTATGCCGCTCCCGTCATCACCAACACCCAATTGCTCTGGTACCGGCGGGATTTGATTCCCCAGCCGCCGGACAACTGGGCCACCATGGTCGCCGAGGCGGCCAGATTGCATGCCGCCGGCCAGCCGGGCGGGATCGCCGCGCAGGCCAACCCGGGCGAGGGCCTGGTCGTCTGGTTCAACACCGTACTGAACAGCGTCGGCGGTCAGGTGCTTTCCGACGACGGCAAGCGGGTCACCTTGACCGACACCCCCGCGCACCGGGCGGCGACCGTCGCCGCGCTGCGGGTGCTGCGAGCGGTTGCCACCGCGCCCGGAGCCGACCCGTCCATCAGCCGCGCGGAGGAGGGAACCACCCGGCTGGCGTTCGAACAAGGCCGGGCTGCCATGGAGGTCAACTGGCCGTATGTGTTCGCCTCCATGTTGGAGAACGCGGTCAAAGGCGGGGTGCCGTACTTGCCGCTCAACCGGATTCCCGAGCTTGCCGGCAGCGTCAACAACGTCGGCACCTTCGCGCCCACGGACGAACAGTTCCGCATCGCGTACGAAGCCAGCCAGAAGATGTTCGGATTCGCGCCCTATCCCGGGGTGTTGGCCGGCCACCCGGCCAGGGTGACGCTGGGCGGGCTGAACCTGGCGGTGGCCAAGACCACCCGGCACCAGGCCGAGGCGTTCGAGGCCATCCGGTGCCTGCGCGACCCGCGAAACCAGAAGTACCTCTCCATCGAGGGCGGCCTGCCCGCGGTTCGGGCGTCGCTGTACTCCGACCCGCAATTCCAGGCCAAGTACCCGATGTACGACATCATTCGTCGGCAACTGACCGACGCGGCGGTGCGCCCGGTCACGCCGGCCTACCAGGCCGTGTCGCTGCGGCTGTCCAGGGCGCTGAGCCCCGTCACAAAGATTGACCCGGAGCGCACCGCCGACGAACTCAGCGCCCAGGTGCAGAAAGCCATCGACGGTAAGGGCCTGTTGCCGTGA
- a CDS encoding lytic transglycosylase domain-containing protein → MRIGGRWGARPAAAAVRQGTTRVTRSPAFGVAVITPLVFAGAVAGAAPSLHPRLPAAAKTAISNAAAVATGSVPAPRIDMSGPTVVSIARPPTSFHVAVAASSAPPPPRIVNSPGALGIPIMALSAYRNAEQKMAGAAPECGVSWNLLAGIGRIESMHANGGATDSRGTAINPIYGPALDGSLPGNEVIVQSNVGNTVTYARALGPMQFLPGTWARYAADGDGDGVPDPQNLFDSTLAAAQYLCSGGLNLRDPSQVMAAILRYNNSMSYAQNVLGWAAAYATGVVPVDLPPITGPPPPIGDAHLEHGEGEGLGPNLPFAVKGPGANYDPFAERMPLIEFGPPDTANMAQWPWMQQAPPWMQQVPPWMQQPPWMQQTPTPQPVTPQPGCTLICIRSQTPAEAPAAGPGAPPVPNGGIVIAPPPPNVAPPLPDPFAPPPLAPAPPAPPPAANPLAPPPAPPAPAAPPNPANPAPRAPAPVPPAPGEPALAPVS, encoded by the coding sequence GTGCGCATAGGGGGTCGCTGGGGTGCCCGCCCGGCCGCTGCGGCGGTACGGCAAGGCACAACCCGCGTTACGCGATCGCCTGCATTCGGCGTTGCGGTCATTACTCCGTTGGTCTTCGCTGGTGCCGTTGCCGGTGCCGCACCCAGTTTGCACCCGAGGCTTCCGGCAGCGGCGAAGACGGCGATCTCCAACGCGGCTGCCGTTGCCACGGGAAGTGTTCCGGCCCCGCGCATCGACATGAGCGGACCGACCGTCGTCTCGATCGCGCGTCCGCCCACCAGCTTCCATGTCGCGGTCGCCGCAAGTTCTGCACCACCCCCGCCAAGGATCGTGAATTCGCCTGGTGCGCTGGGTATTCCGATCATGGCCCTGTCCGCGTATCGCAATGCCGAGCAGAAGATGGCCGGTGCGGCGCCAGAGTGCGGTGTCAGCTGGAACCTGCTCGCCGGCATCGGGCGCATCGAGTCGATGCACGCCAATGGCGGCGCCACCGACTCCCGCGGCACCGCCATCAACCCGATCTACGGTCCTGCGCTGGACGGCTCGCTGCCCGGCAACGAGGTCATCGTGCAAAGCAACGTCGGCAACACGGTCACCTACGCCCGTGCGCTGGGGCCGATGCAGTTCCTGCCCGGCACCTGGGCGCGGTACGCCGCCGACGGCGACGGCGACGGGGTGCCCGACCCGCAGAACTTGTTCGACTCCACGTTGGCCGCCGCCCAGTATCTGTGCAGCGGCGGACTGAACCTGCGGGATCCGAGCCAGGTCATGGCCGCGATCCTGCGTTACAACAACTCGATGTCGTACGCCCAGAACGTGCTGGGCTGGGCCGCGGCGTACGCGACGGGCGTGGTGCCGGTGGACTTGCCGCCGATCACCGGGCCGCCACCGCCGATCGGCGACGCACACCTCGAACATGGCGAGGGAGAGGGGCTGGGCCCGAATCTGCCGTTCGCCGTCAAAGGCCCCGGCGCCAACTACGATCCGTTCGCCGAACGCATGCCGTTGATCGAGTTCGGGCCGCCCGACACGGCGAATATGGCGCAGTGGCCGTGGATGCAGCAGGCGCCGCCATGGATGCAGCAGGTGCCGCCGTGGATGCAGCAACCCCCGTGGATGCAGCAGACGCCGACTCCGCAGCCCGTGACGCCGCAGCCCGGTTGCACATTGATCTGCATCCGCTCGCAGACTCCTGCGGAGGCGCCGGCGGCGGGGCCGGGCGCCCCGCCGGTACCCAACGGCGGCATCGTGATCGCGCCGCCGCCTCCGAACGTTGCGCCGCCGCTCCCGGACCCGTTCGCGCCGCCCCCGTTGGCCCCGGCTCCTCCCGCGCCGCCACCTGCGGCCAACCCGCTGGCGCCACCGCCTGCACCGCCGGCCCCAGCGGCACCGCCGAACCCGGCGAACCCGGCCCCGCGGGCGCCGGCGCCGGTCCCGCCCGCGCCGGGCGAGCCGGCACTTGCTCCGGTGAGCTGA
- a CDS encoding DUF1003 domain-containing protein, whose translation MTKAPQRGLYTPRTSRKFTPHFDADAVGRTTEAIARFFGTGRYLLVQTIFVTVWILLNVFAASLRWDPYPFILLNLAFSTQASYAAPLILLAQNRQENRDRVALEDDRQRAAQTKADTEYLARELAALRLAIGEVTTRDYLRHELDSLRALLAELQPAESDDAPTRVADEITRRAKKSG comes from the coding sequence GTGACCAAGGCGCCGCAGCGGGGCCTCTACACCCCGCGCACCTCGCGCAAGTTCACCCCGCACTTCGACGCCGATGCGGTGGGTCGGACGACCGAGGCCATCGCGCGGTTCTTCGGCACCGGCCGATACCTGCTGGTGCAGACAATCTTTGTGACGGTGTGGATCTTGCTGAACGTGTTCGCGGCCAGCCTGCGCTGGGACCCGTATCCGTTCATTCTGCTCAATCTGGCTTTTTCCACGCAGGCCTCCTACGCCGCGCCGCTGATTCTGCTGGCACAGAACCGTCAGGAAAACCGCGACCGCGTTGCGCTGGAAGATGATCGGCAACGGGCCGCACAGACCAAGGCCGATACCGAGTATCTGGCGCGTGAGCTGGCGGCGCTGCGCCTGGCCATCGGCGAGGTGACCACCCGTGACTACCTGCGGCACGAGCTGGACAGCCTGCGGGCCTTGCTGGCAGAGCTGCAGCCCGCCGAATCTGACGATGCGCCAACGCGGGTGGCCGACGAGATCACACGGCGTGCTAAGAAATCGGGCTGA
- the tatB gene encoding Sec-independent protein translocase protein TatB, with protein MFANIGWGEMLVLVVVGLVVLGPERLPGAIRWTAGALRQARDYLSGMTSQLREDIGPEFDDLRGQLSELQKLRGMTPRAALTKHLLDGDDSIFTGNFDRPTPPSTPTTSPAGSLREPADPSGPTGPTSRAARADADDATDADQAPRVPFDTDAT; from the coding sequence GTGTTCGCCAATATCGGCTGGGGAGAAATGCTCGTCCTGGTGGTGGTCGGGCTGGTCGTGCTTGGCCCGGAGCGGCTTCCAGGTGCCATCCGTTGGACGGCGGGTGCGCTACGGCAGGCACGCGACTACCTCAGCGGCATGACCAGCCAGCTGCGTGAGGACATCGGCCCCGAATTCGACGATCTGCGGGGCCAGCTCAGTGAGCTGCAGAAGCTGCGCGGCATGACACCGCGCGCCGCGCTGACCAAGCACCTGCTCGACGGTGACGACTCGATCTTCACCGGCAACTTCGACCGGCCGACGCCCCCGTCAACCCCCACAACATCGCCGGCCGGAAGCCTCAGGGAGCCTGCGGACCCGTCCGGACCTACCGGGCCGACCAGCCGAGCGGCCCGAGCCGACGCCGACGATGCCACCGACGCTGACCAGGCGCCGCGCGTTCCGTTCGACACCGACGCGACCTGA